Proteins encoded together in one Fimbriiglobus ruber window:
- a CDS encoding rhodanese-like domain-containing protein produces MVSQIHPLDVKAKLDAGEPVHFVDVRQPEEYAHCRIEGSQFVPLRELAHRADEVAPAAGTVVVVYCHHGVRSLTGAMLLQQAGRENVFSMAGGIDAWSALVDPSVPRY; encoded by the coding sequence ATGGTCAGCCAGATTCACCCGCTCGACGTGAAAGCCAAGCTCGACGCCGGGGAGCCAGTTCATTTCGTGGACGTGCGGCAGCCGGAAGAATACGCACACTGTCGAATTGAGGGGAGCCAGTTCGTTCCGCTCCGCGAACTCGCGCACCGGGCGGACGAGGTCGCGCCGGCTGCCGGTACGGTGGTCGTCGTCTATTGCCACCACGGCGTTCGCAGCCTGACCGGGGCGATGCTACTGCAACAGGCCGGTCGCGAAAACGTCTTCTCGATGGCCGGCGGGATCGATGCGTGGTCCGCCCTCGTCGACCCGTCGGTGCCGCGATATTAA